The Mustela nigripes isolate SB6536 chromosome 4, MUSNIG.SB6536, whole genome shotgun sequence genome includes a window with the following:
- the LOC132015684 gene encoding heterogeneous nuclear ribonucleoprotein A1-like, protein MSKSESPKEPEQLRKLFIGGLSFETTDESLRSHFEQWGTLTDCVVMREPNTKRSRGFGFVTYATVEEVDAAMNARPHKVDGRVVEPKRAVSREDSQRPGAHLTVKKIFVGGIKEDTEEHHLRDYFEQYGKIEVIEIMTDRGSGKKRGFAFVTFDDHDSVDKIVIQKYHTVNGHNCEVRKALSKQEMASASSSQRGRSGSGNFGGGRGGGFGGNDNFGRGGNFSGRGGFGGSRGGGGYGGSGDGYNGFGYDGSNFGGGGSYNDVGNYNHQSSDFGPMKGGNFGGRSSGPYGGGGQYFAKPRNQGGYGGSSSSSSYGSGRRF, encoded by the coding sequence ATGTCtaagtcagagtctcccaaagagcctgaacagCTGCGGAAGCTCTTCATCGgaggtctgagctttgaaacaaccGATGAGAGTCTGAGGAGCCATTTTGAGCAATGGGGAACACTTACGGACTGTGTGGTAATGAGAGAGCCGAACACCAAGCGctccagaggctttgggtttgtcacctatgccactgtggaggaggtggatgcagccatgaatgcaaggccacacaaggtggatggaagagttgtggaaccaaagagggctgtctcaagagaagattctcaaagacctggtgcccacttaactgtgaaaaagatttttgttggtggcattaaagaagacactgaagaacatcatctaagagattatttcgaacagtatgggaaaatcgaagtgattgagatcatgactgaccgaggcagtggcaaaaagaggggttttgcttttgtaacatttgatgaccatgattctgtagacaagattgtcattcaaaaataccatactgtgaatggccacaactgtgaagtaaggaaagcgctctctaagcaagagatggctagtgcttcatccagccaaagaggtcgaagtggttctggaaactttggtggtggtcgtggaggtggttttggtgggaatgacaactttggtcgcggaggaaacttcagtggtcgaggtggctttggtggcagtcgaggtggtggtggatatggtggcagtggggatggctatAACGGATTTGGTTATGATGGAAGCAACTTTGGAGGTGGCGGAAGCTATAATGATGTTGGCAATTACAACCATCAATCCTCAGATTTTGGACCCATGAAAGGAGgcaattttggaggcagaagctctggcccttatggtggtggaggccaatacttcgccaaaccacgaaaccaaggtggctatggtggttccagcagcagcagcagctatggcagtggcagaaggttttaa